A region of the Mycoavidus sp. HKI genome:
CCCGTGCAACCTTCAAAAACTGACAGCCATCACAACGCGCAGGATCGATAAACACATGCGCCAAACAAACTCCGCAGGCGATTTTGCAAAAAATAAAAAGAATTTACTTGCGTAAACTAGAACAGTTTGCTATAGTTCTGTTCTTACCGGACGCGGGGTGGAGCAGTCTGGCAGCTCGTCGGGCTCATAACCCGAAGGTCGTAGGTTCAAATCCTGCCCCCGCAACCAACTTAGCATTGCCTGTGTCTTACAGGCAATCGCATCAAATGCTTGATTTTACCTAGTTGCCCTCACCGTCAAAATAGTTCCATCCGTCAGCTTGATTGTTTTAGATCCGCCATTCGTTGGCAATGTAAAGCGCACAATCTGGTGATGCATGCGGTCTTTCGGACAGCGCACTTTCTGGCCACTTTTCTTTGTCTCAATATAAGTCCCCTGAGGCGCGTGCGCCCGAAAACCTAATTGAATCGTGGCAACGCCGTCGTGACCCACAATTGGAGCCAGTCGCACTTTGGTCTGCCGCAGCATTGCATGCTCGCTATCGCGTGGCATATTTTCCCAGTTCGAGCATTGCCGGTCAATCGGCACGGCCCCTGTAGGCGGCACCGTTTTCCAAGTAAAATCATCGACTTCACCTGAAGCAATCAGGCGCGTTTCTTGTGAATTGCCATACAGCTTGGAGACGACTTTGACGGTGTAATGAATCGGCGCATCAAGCGATTTTGGCATTTGGCCTAACGCCAACCTACTGGTGCCGACTAAAGCCAGGACTGAGAACATGGATACAACTTTGACTGCTGTCGTTATCTGGTATTTCATCTGCCGCTCCTGCTATTTTTATGACCTGTTTTAATTACCTTGCGCCTTGTCAAAATACGGCTTCCAGGATGATCAGCAGCGTCTCCTAAACACCCACCACGCATTTATTCAAATAAGCGCAAGACCCCGTCTAACCCCGTAAAATTCAATGATACGCGTGCTGCCTGCCGCACCACTGGCTTCGCCTGAAAAGCGACAGACAAACCCGCGGGCGCCATCATCAGCAGATCATTTGCCCCATCACCTATGACAATAGCACGGGAAGCTGTGATGCCCAACTCAGCGCAGACCTCATAGAGCCAGCGCCTTTTTACCTGAGCATCAACAATCTCACCGACCACCTCACCGGTTAGCTTACCATTACTCACGCCAAGCAGGTTCGCGTGCGCATAATCCAATCGCAGACGAGCCGTCAGCCGCTCTGTAAAAAATGTGAAGCCACCCGACACTAACAGCGTATGCAACCCCGCTGCTTGCACGCCAGCAAGCATCCGTTGCGCGCCTAGCGAGAGCTTTAAGCGTTTACGCCATACTTGCTCCAGCACACTGGCATCAAGCCCTTTTAACAAAGCAACCCGACGCCGCAGGCTCTCACCAAAATCACGCAGCTCGCCCCGCATAGAAGCCTCAGTGAGTGCCGTGACTTCAGCCTTAAGCCCACAAAAATCAGCAATTTCATCAATGCATTCGATGGTGATCAGGGTCGAATCCATATCCATCACAACCAAGCCGAAGTCAGCCAAATGCAGTGGCGGCAGGTAAGCTGCGTCAAGCTGGTGCTGAGCGCACCAGGCGGTGGCTTCCGAGCGCCGAGCTAAATCTACGTCGAGAATACGCCCAGCATAGTCGTCGAGACGAATGGCCGCCACGCCACCGGCAAGTGCACGCGCTTGCTCAAGGCGGGCACTGAGCAGTGGCTGTGCGCTCTGGATAATAAGATTCACTGAAATTTAGCCTAACAATAATAAGATGCACTGAAATTTATTTAACCGACCAAATGAGTCGAAATGCTTCGTTCAAGAAATGAGTAGCCATCGATAACTCCTGCGTTAACTCGCTTTGCTACAGACTTCGCCCCATAAATCATGCCCTTGGGCGCCGGTAATTTTTACCTCAACAAAATCACCCGCTTGATAAGCTTGAGATGCTTTGGAAATCGGCTCAATATAAACTACGCCATCAATTTCTGGCGCATCTGCAGACGAACGCGCCACCCCGCCGGCTTCATTCAGTTCATCCACTAAAACACGCAATGTCTGCCCCACCTTACGCTTGAGACGTTGCACCGAGACCGTTTCGGCCACTTCCATAAAGCGCGCACGCCGCTCATTGCGCACTGCATCGGGCAACGCCCCTGGCAATTCATTGGCAGCCGCACCGGTTACAGGAGAATAGGCAAAGCACCCCACCCGGTCCAGTTCAGCGGTGCGGATAAAGTCCAGCAAGGTTTCAAACTCGGCCTCCGTTTCCCCTGGAAAGCCGGCGATAAAAGTACTCCGAATCGTTAATTCAGGGCACATCGCGCGCCATGCTTGCACCCGCTCAAGCGATTTTTGCGCGTTGGCGGGACGTTTCATCCGTTTTAACACCGCCGGGTGCGCATGCTGAAACGGGACATCAAGGTAAGGCAGGATCCGTTGCTGCACCATCAGCGGAATCAGTTCGTCGACATGCGGATAAGGATAAACATAATGTAGACGCACCCAGGCACCATACTGAGCCGCCAACTCGCCTAACGCCGTTGCGAGCTCAGTAATCCGGGTTTTGATCGGCCGGCCATTCCAAAAACCCATACGATATTTGACATCAACACCATAAGCGCTGGTATCTTGCGAAATCACGAGCAGTTCGCGGACCCCCGCACGCAACAGATTTTCTGCTTCCAGCATAATATCCGCGACCGGCCGCGAGACTAAATCGCCCCGCATCGACGGGATGATACAAAAGGTACAGTGATGATTACAGCCTTCAGAGATTTTCAGATAGGCGTAATGGCGAGGCGTTAACTTCACGCCTGCGGCCGGCACCAGATCAGCAAAGGGGTCGTGCGGCTTTGGCAAATGCTGATGCACCGCCTGCATAACTTCGCCCAGCGCATGCGGCCCCGTGACGGCGAGTACTTTTGGATGAATGTCTTTAATCAAAGAGGCGCCGCTCGCGCTTTTTTTCGCCCCCAAGCAACCCGTGACAATAACTTTACCGTTTTCGTGTAAAGCTTCGCCAATTGTATCCAGGCTTTCCTGCACCGCTTCATCGATGAAACCACAGGTGTTTACCACCACTAGATCAGCGCCAGCGTAGGTCGCAGAAATTTCATAGCCTTCGGCGCGCAATTGAGTCAAAATATGTTCAGAATCGACTAGGGCCTTTGGGCAACCCAGTGAAACAAAACCAACCTTAGGTGTAGAATGGGTAAGCGGCATCGTATAGAATCAGAAATAAAGAGGTAAACCAACAAGAAGGACGCAGGATACAACAAAGAAAACATTAAGCCAAACTGATCGGCTCGAAGAATTGATGCAACCTAAAATTTCCACTATTTGGTATAAACCTCCTTCCCTGTTAGAATATCTCTATCTAGTTAGCAGCATTGGATTTATTTGCTTCTTTCGCTTTTGCAGCTCTCATGCAAGAAAAACCTACCCACATAACAAAAAACATTAAACTGCCCTTGAATAAATTCCCTTATCCCATTCCAAGCCGCGAAGACATTCTTGGTGTGTTGCGAGCAACCACTGCTCCGCTCACTGCCCATGATATTGCTCAAGCACTCTCAGTCAAACCCTTAGAAGAGGAAGGGTTTCTGAAACGGCTAACCGCCATGGAGCGTGACCAGCAAATTGAAGCCAGCCAAGAAGGTTATTTTCAACTGGCTTCCTCCTCGACTTTTGTGGCCGGCCGCATCCAAGGTCACCGCGATGGCTATGGTTTTTTAATTCGTGACGATGCGCAAGCCGATCTCTTTCTATGCAATGCTGAAATGCAAAAGGTCATGCACAATGATCGTGTACTCGCGCGCATGGTTGGCTATGACCGCCGTGGACGGCCTGAAGGGCATATTGTTGAAGTCACCAAGCGCGCCAATACGCATGTCACTGGCCGCTTGCTGAACGAAAATGGCGCCCTGGTGCTGGTGCCAGAAGATAAGCGCATTGGCCACGATATTGTGATTGCTCCGCAGGCCCATGGTCAGGCTAAAGCCGGTCAGGTGGTGAGCGTTGAGCTGATCGAATTTCCAAGCCGTCATGCCGCGCCTTTGGGGAAAGTTGTCGAAATCCTCGGTGAGATCGATGATCCTGGCATGGAAATTGAAATCGCCGTACGCAAACACGGGGTCCCCCATCAATTTAGCGAGGCGGCACTCGCTCAAGCTAAGAAGTTACCCGAAAAAATACGCCCAACCGATCTGCACGATCGCGTCGATCTACGCGATCTGCCACTAGTCACCATCGACGGTGAAGATGCGCGCGACTTTGACGATGCGGTCTATTGCGAGCCGGTCAAAGTCGGCCGCGGCAATGGTTTTCGGCTGCTGGTCGCGATTGCGGATGTCTCCCATTATGTCAAGCCAAACGATGCGCTTGACATCGATGCGCTGGAGCGCAGCACCTCGGTTTACTTTCCGCGCCGGGTGATTCCAATGTTGCCGGAAAAATTATCGAATGGGCTGTGCTCTCTTAACCCAGGCGTAGATCGTTGCACCCTTGTGTGCGACTTAGTGATCAGCGCTCAGGGCGAGCTCCATGCGTATCAATTCTATCCTGCCGTGATTCATTCAGCAGCGCGCTTAACGTATACTGAAGTCGCCGCCATCTTAAGCGACACCAACAGCCTAGAAGCCAAAAACCACGCTGCCTTGCTGCCGCATTTACAACATCTGTATAGCGCCTATCAACTGCTGGCAAACGCGCGTCATCAGCGCGGAGCAATTGATTTTGATACGGTCGAAACCTATATTGTGTGCAATGCGCTTGGCAAAATCGAGCAAATTGTCCCCCGCACGCGCAATGAAGCACACAAATTAATTGAAGAGTGCATGCTAGCCGCTAATGTCTGCGCGGCTGATTTCTTAAAGCGCCATAAACACCCGGGGCTATACCGCATCCATGACAGCCCGACCGAAGAAAAGCTCGCCAATCTAAGGAGCTTTTTGCGTGGCTTTGGGCTCTCGCTGGCAGGCGGCGATAAACCCCATGCTAGCGAATATGCTGCACTAATGGCACAAATACGTCTGCGGCCAGATGCGCAAATGCTGCAAACGATGCTGCTACGCTCAATGCAACAAGCCGTCTATAGCCCAGACAATATTGGTCATTTCGGCTTAGCCTATGAAGCGTATGCCCACTTTACTAGCCCGATTAGACGTTACCCCGATTTACTTACGCATCGCGCCATCCGAGCGGTGCTAAGCGGCAAGCGCTATCAACCCGCCCTGTTGCCGGGTATGCAACTCAATACTGCCCTGAGCAACCGTGCCCGCGCTTTACAAAACGAAGCCAGTACCGCACCAAAACCGCCACGCCAAGGCAAGGAAGCGATTTGGGAGTCGCTTGGCCTGCACTGTTCAGCCAATGAACGACGCGCAGATGAAGCCTCGCGCGATGTTGAAGCCTGGCTTAAATGTTATTTTATGCGCGATAAACTCGGCGCAGAATATGGTGGCATGGTCAGCGCAGTAACTTCATTTGGCATCTTTGTGCAACTCGATACGCTGTTTGTTGAAGGTCTAGTGCATGTGACCGAACTTGGCTCAGATTATTTTCAATATGATGAAATCAAAAACGAATTACGCGGCGAGCGCAGCGGCACTCGCTACCGGCTGGCCGATCGCGTATGCGTACAGGTAGGTCGAGTTGATCTTGACACACGTAAAATTGATTTTATTCTGGTGCAGGATCAGCCAGTTAAAACTTCTCGCAAGCTGCCAGCAGGCCAAACCACCAAAACGGTCCCTGCCAAAGCCGAGAAAAAGCCTAAAGCAAAAGTAACCCAGCCGGCAAAAAAAGAACCCGCTGAAACGCCTCGACGTGCACCCCGCGGCAGCACCCAGGCTAGCTCAAAACGCCCGCGCAAAAAAACTTGATTTCTCTTCTACAGCATGGCTCATCTCAAACTTCTTTACGGTTTTCACGCAATCACGGCACGGCTGCGGCATGACGCATCCACTATCACTGAAATCTTATATGATCCAAACCGCCGCGACCGGCGGATGCAGGATTTTTTAAATACCGCCACCGGCGTGCGGCTGATTGCAGCTGACGAAGGTAGATTGCAAGGACTCGCCGGCACTGACCGCCACCAAGGCGTAGTCGCGCGCGTCACGGAAGTCTACCTGGCCCAGAATCTGGCCGAGCTACTCGATGGCATTAGCGGCTCAGCGCTCTTATTGGTGCTTGACGGCGTCACTGATCCGCATAATCTTGGCGCCTGCTTGCGCGTGGCGAATGCAGCTGGCGCACAGGCGGTAATCGCCCCTCGTGATCGGGCGGTGGGACTCAATGCAACTGCCGCCAAAGTAGCCAGCGGCGCAGCTGATATAACCCCTTATATTACGGTCACCAACCTAGCACGCGCCTTACGCGAATTAAAAGACGCCAATATTTGGGTGACCGGCACCGCGGATGATGCTCCCGCCAGCCTATATGAAACCAAACTTACCGGTCCGCTGGCGCTGGTCATGGGCGCAGAAAGCGAAGGCATGCGCCGCTTAACCCGCGAAACCTGCGATGAAGTGATGCACATTCCAATGGCCGGCACAGTTGAAAGTCTAAATGTATCGGTAGCCAGCGGGATTGCCTTATTCGAGGCGCGGCGGCAACGGATCATGGTGAACTCGGTACCCAAGCGCTAAAAAAACCATGGCCAACTCAGCTCCCGTTGAATCATTTTAATTCTCTTTTTTGATCTACCTCAATGTCCCAGGACACCTTAAAATTTCTCGTTAGCCAAGCGGCGGCGGATTATGTGCTCGCCCACACCCCAGAAGGGGCCGTGATCGGTATCGGCACCGGCTCAACCGCCAACTATTTTATTGACGTTCTGGCTGAGCGCAAAGTGTTTGGCAGCCGCTATCGGGGTGCTGTGTCGAGCTCAAATGCAAGCACCTCGCGGCTGCAAATGCATGGGATTGAAGTATTCGAACTCAATCAGATCGAAACCTTACCGGTGTATATCGATGGTGCTGACGAGATCAATCATCATGGGCATATGATTAAAGGCGGTGGCGGTGCGCTGACGCGCGAGAAAATTATTGCGATGGTAGCCGAGACATTTATCTGCATTGCAGATGCCTCTAAACGCGTCGATACATTAGGTCACTTCGCACTACCGGTTGAAGTTATGCCCATCGCACGCAGCGCACTAAGCCGCAAGCTCCTCGCATTAGGCGGCATGCCGGTATTACGCACCACCTCAAATAGCACGCCTTATCTGACGGATAATGGCAATCAAATTATTGATGTTCAGCACTTAAATATCACTGACCCACTAACCCTCGAAGCGGAGATTAACAGCTGGCCGGGGGTCGTGACCGTGGGACTCTTTGCCAAACGCCACGCAAACTTATGCTTATTAGCCAGCGCAGCGGGCATTGAGACCATTCAGTACGCTTAAAGAAGCGCTAGCGGCGACGGACAACCGCTAGTCAATCCATACGCGTCACGATTTAATCTTCAACTTGCAACCGCTATCCCGCAGATAGCGGCTCGCCGGGAAAGAGGCCTGCAAGACACGCTCAGCATCGTTAGCCAGTTTTGTTTGGCCAAGCGCGCGATAGGAAAGCACCATAATATGCAGCGCATCTTCGGTAGCCGGCGCGTTTTCGTATTGCTTAAGCGCTGCTTGCGCGCGATTCACCGCCGCAATATAAGCGCCCCGCCGATAATAGTAATCAGCCGTATGCACTTCGTGGGCCGCCAGGGCATTGACAATATAGCGCATCCGTTGCGCGGCATCCTGCGCATACGGACTTTGTGGATAGCTCGCAACCACTATTTTGAAGGCGCTGTATGAATCACGCATCGCCTTTGGATCACGCTCACTGATGTCTTGTCGGCTCAGGCGGCCGAATAAACCAAGCTCATCATTAAAATTGATGACGCCCTTTAGATAATAAGCGTACGCAATGTTAGGATGACTCGGATGCAATTGAATAAAACGATTAACGGCCTGCAAAGCAGCGGCCGTTTCGTTATCTTTCCAGTTGCAATAAGCAACATTGATTTGAGCTTGCTGCACATACTCGCCAAACGGATCTCGGCCTTCTAGCGCTTCAAAATATTTCGCGCAACGAGCCCAGTCACCGCCGGTTAGCATTTCCTGGGCCTCCGAGTATAATTTTCCATTAGACCAGGTTGTTGTTTCATCAATCTTTTCAGGTAAACCGCTACAGCCTGTCAGAATGGCCGCGATACTTCCTAAAAGAACCACTATTTTAAATTTATTCAGCACTTGCATTTGTCTTTTCAATCTCAATGACTCGTTTTCTCGTAGAAGATTATAGCCCAAGCCTCGACTCTGCCGCCGGATTTGACGCAGATATACTCGATGATGATGCTCTCGCGCTGTGTGCAGAGCCCACTGAGGGTGCGCCAGCAGACGAGCTGCCTCAGCTAATGGCCCAGATTCCGGCCGAATTGGCAGGCCAACGCCTGGACAAAGCACTCGCTCGCCTGTTCCCGAGTTATTCACGCAACCGCTTGCAAAGCTGGATAGAAACCGGGCGTGTACAAGTCAACGGCCAGCCTGGCCGCATCCGTCAAGCCGCGCCACTGGCCGCATCGATCGTGATCGCCCCCGAGCCATTGCCTGAGGAAACTGCGTTTACAGCGGAGCCCGTGCCGCTTGAAATAGTTTACGAAGATGCCGCACTGCTGGTGATTAATAAACCCGCCGGGCTGGTGGTCCATCCGGCCACAGGTAACTGGCATGGCACCGTGCTCAACGGACTGTTGCACCGCTATGGCAAAGCCGCCGCCGGCCTGCCCCGCGCTGGCATTGTCCATCGACTCGACAAAGATACGTCTGGCTTAATGGTGATTGCACGCACGCTGACGGCACAAACTCACCTGGTCCGTCAGCTACAAGCGCGTACCGTCAAACGCCGTTATCTTGCCTTCGTTTGGGGCACACCCAATGCCCATGGCACGATTAATGCTCCGCTTGGCCGCGACCCGCGCAATCGCATCAAAATGGCCGTGGTAGCGGGTACCGTGGGTAAACCCGCACGCACCCATTATCGACGGATTGCAACCGGCACCCTAGCGGGCCAATCCTTCGCTGCCATACAGTGCGATCTCGAAACCGGGCGCACCCACCAAATTCGTGTGCATTTGGCCCATATTGGCCATCCGCTCATCGGCGACCCGCTGTACTGTAAAACCGCCCCCTATACGCAACTCTTAGCCACCACCCGTGCCGCTGACTTTGCACGGCAAGCACTCCACGCCTGGCAACTCAAATTAGAGCACCCGGTAACCGGCCTCGCCTGCGCATGGCACACGCCTGCGCCCGCTGACATCTCCCTGCTGGCAGAGGCATTAGGCCTAGCGCCGACGGTGATGAGCGATACCATTGAAGCTGAGGGTGTAGAGCATAACGACCCACAACACCCACTGACATGAAGCCAGACACAACGGCATACTCTCCATTATCACTAGCAAATTGCCTCACGCCTAATTGGCCGGTCTCATCACGAGTGCGCATACTCTTTACAACCCGTATCGGCGGCGTGAGTCCCCCGCCCTATGGACAATGGCAGAACCGGATTGAATCTGCGGGAGGCCTTAACCTGGGCCTGCATACAGGGGATCAAGCAGAGTGCGTTGCCGCCAACCGTCAACGTCTAGCCACCCTTACCGACACCCGTATCGCCTGGCTTGAGCAGGTTCATCAAACCAACGTAGTGCGCGCAGAAACTGCGCTAGAGGCACTTCACCCACCACGCGCAGACGCCAGCGTCACAGCGCAAGCCGGCATTGCCTGTACCATCATGAGCGCTGACTGCCTGCCAGTACTCATCTGCGATGGCGCAGGTCGCGCAGTGGGGGCCGCTCACGCCGGCTGGCGCGGCCTCGTAGCTGGTGTGCTAGAACACACCGCCGCTGAAGTTGCTGCCCTGACAAGCTCAAGCCAAGAGTTATATGCATTTCTTGGGCCGGCAATTGGCCCGCACGCCTTTGAAGTGGGTGACGATGTACGCGCTGCATTTTTAGCAGCGGCCACAGCAGGTGAAAGCGCTACCACTGCCGCCGCCTTCCGCCCTCGCCTAAATACGCCAGGAAAATATTGGGCCAACTTATTCGCCTTGGCACGTCTGCGGCTCATCCGCGCTGGCATTCAACGCATCAGCGGTGGCGCCTGGTGCACTGTTTCCGACCCTACGCACTTCTATTCATATCGACGACAAACTTTAACAGGACGTCAAGCGGCAATGATCTGGCTTGAGCACTAAATCGAAGATGAGTGGCGTATCCGCGTAATTTAGTGAATACTATAGGACAGTAAGCCAACAAGAGCAAAAATGACCAACGAAACAAATCTGCGCTTAATAAAAAAATACCCGAATCGCCGACTCTACGACACGCAAACGAGTATGTACATTACGCTAGCCGATGTAAAACAGCTGGTGCTAGACGAGCAGACATTTAGGGTAGTAGATGCTAAAACAAACGAAAATCTGACACGCAGCATCTTGCTGCAAATCAGCTTCGAGGAAGAAAGCATTGGCGCGCCTATTTTTTCTCATGAAATGCTATTGCAAATCATCCGCTTTTACGGCCACCCTATGCAGGAAATGGTTGGCAACTATCTACAAAAAAATCTGCAAGCTTTCATCGATATTCAAAACACCTTCACCGAACAATT
Encoded here:
- a CDS encoding DUF6013 family protein, giving the protein MKYQITTAVKVVSMFSVLALVGTSRLALGQMPKSLDAPIHYTVKVVSKLYGNSQETRLIASGEVDDFTWKTVPPTGAVPIDRQCSNWENMPRDSEHAMLRQTKVRLAPIVGHDGVATIQLGFRAHAPQGTYIETKKSGQKVRCPKDRMHHQIVRFTLPTNGGSKTIKLTDGTILTVRATR
- the serB gene encoding phosphoserine phosphatase SerB; translated protein: MSVNLIIQSAQPLLSARLEQARALAGGVAAIRLDDYAGRILDVDLARRSEATAWCAQHQLDAAYLPPLHLADFGLVVMDMDSTLITIECIDEIADFCGLKAEVTALTEASMRGELRDFGESLRRRVALLKGLDASVLEQVWRKRLKLSLGAQRMLAGVQAAGLHTLLVSGGFTFFTERLTARLRLDYAHANLLGVSNGKLTGEVVGEIVDAQVKRRWLYEVCAELGITASRAIVIGDGANDLLMMAPAGLSVAFQAKPVVRQAARVSLNFTGLDGVLRLFE
- the rimO gene encoding 30S ribosomal protein S12 methylthiotransferase RimO; amino-acid sequence: MPLTHSTPKVGFVSLGCPKALVDSEHILTQLRAEGYEISATYAGADLVVVNTCGFIDEAVQESLDTIGEALHENGKVIVTGCLGAKKSASGASLIKDIHPKVLAVTGPHALGEVMQAVHQHLPKPHDPFADLVPAAGVKLTPRHYAYLKISEGCNHHCTFCIIPSMRGDLVSRPVADIMLEAENLLRAGVRELLVISQDTSAYGVDVKYRMGFWNGRPIKTRITELATALGELAAQYGAWVRLHYVYPYPHVDELIPLMVQQRILPYLDVPFQHAHPAVLKRMKRPANAQKSLERVQAWRAMCPELTIRSTFIAGFPGETEAEFETLLDFIRTAELDRVGCFAYSPVTGAAANELPGALPDAVRNERRARFMEVAETVSVQRLKRKVGQTLRVLVDELNEAGGVARSSADAPEIDGVVYIEPISKASQAYQAGDFVEVKITGAQGHDLWGEVCSKAS
- the rnr gene encoding ribonuclease R, whose translation is MNKFPYPIPSREDILGVLRATTAPLTAHDIAQALSVKPLEEEGFLKRLTAMERDQQIEASQEGYFQLASSSTFVAGRIQGHRDGYGFLIRDDAQADLFLCNAEMQKVMHNDRVLARMVGYDRRGRPEGHIVEVTKRANTHVTGRLLNENGALVLVPEDKRIGHDIVIAPQAHGQAKAGQVVSVELIEFPSRHAAPLGKVVEILGEIDDPGMEIEIAVRKHGVPHQFSEAALAQAKKLPEKIRPTDLHDRVDLRDLPLVTIDGEDARDFDDAVYCEPVKVGRGNGFRLLVAIADVSHYVKPNDALDIDALERSTSVYFPRRVIPMLPEKLSNGLCSLNPGVDRCTLVCDLVISAQGELHAYQFYPAVIHSAARLTYTEVAAILSDTNSLEAKNHAALLPHLQHLYSAYQLLANARHQRGAIDFDTVETYIVCNALGKIEQIVPRTRNEAHKLIEECMLAANVCAADFLKRHKHPGLYRIHDSPTEEKLANLRSFLRGFGLSLAGGDKPHASEYAALMAQIRLRPDAQMLQTMLLRSMQQAVYSPDNIGHFGLAYEAYAHFTSPIRRYPDLLTHRAIRAVLSGKRYQPALLPGMQLNTALSNRARALQNEASTAPKPPRQGKEAIWESLGLHCSANERRADEASRDVEAWLKCYFMRDKLGAEYGGMVSAVTSFGIFVQLDTLFVEGLVHVTELGSDYFQYDEIKNELRGERSGTRYRLADRVCVQVGRVDLDTRKIDFILVQDQPVKTSRKLPAGQTTKTVPAKAEKKPKAKVTQPAKKEPAETPRRAPRGSTQASSKRPRKKT
- the rlmB gene encoding 23S rRNA (guanosine(2251)-2'-O)-methyltransferase RlmB — its product is MAHLKLLYGFHAITARLRHDASTITEILYDPNRRDRRMQDFLNTATGVRLIAADEGRLQGLAGTDRHQGVVARVTEVYLAQNLAELLDGISGSALLLVLDGVTDPHNLGACLRVANAAGAQAVIAPRDRAVGLNATAAKVASGAADITPYITVTNLARALRELKDANIWVTGTADDAPASLYETKLTGPLALVMGAESEGMRRLTRETCDEVMHIPMAGTVESLNVSVASGIALFEARRQRIMVNSVPKR
- the rpiA gene encoding ribose-5-phosphate isomerase RpiA, yielding MSQDTLKFLVSQAAADYVLAHTPEGAVIGIGTGSTANYFIDVLAERKVFGSRYRGAVSSSNASTSRLQMHGIEVFELNQIETLPVYIDGADEINHHGHMIKGGGGALTREKIIAMVAETFICIADASKRVDTLGHFALPVEVMPIARSALSRKLLALGGMPVLRTTSNSTPYLTDNGNQIIDVQHLNITDPLTLEAEINSWPGVVTVGLFAKRHANLCLLASAAGIETIQYA
- a CDS encoding outer membrane protein assembly factor BamD, giving the protein MQVLNKFKIVVLLGSIAAILTGCSGLPEKIDETTTWSNGKLYSEAQEMLTGGDWARCAKYFEALEGRDPFGEYVQQAQINVAYCNWKDNETAAALQAVNRFIQLHPSHPNIAYAYYLKGVINFNDELGLFGRLSRQDISERDPKAMRDSYSAFKIVVASYPQSPYAQDAAQRMRYIVNALAAHEVHTADYYYRRGAYIAAVNRAQAALKQYENAPATEDALHIMVLSYRALGQTKLANDAERVLQASFPASRYLRDSGCKLKIKS
- a CDS encoding RluA family pseudouridine synthase, coding for MTRFLVEDYSPSLDSAAGFDADILDDDALALCAEPTEGAPADELPQLMAQIPAELAGQRLDKALARLFPSYSRNRLQSWIETGRVQVNGQPGRIRQAAPLAASIVIAPEPLPEETAFTAEPVPLEIVYEDAALLVINKPAGLVVHPATGNWHGTVLNGLLHRYGKAAAGLPRAGIVHRLDKDTSGLMVIARTLTAQTHLVRQLQARTVKRRYLAFVWGTPNAHGTINAPLGRDPRNRIKMAVVAGTVGKPARTHYRRIATGTLAGQSFAAIQCDLETGRTHQIRVHLAHIGHPLIGDPLYCKTAPYTQLLATTRAADFARQALHAWQLKLEHPVTGLACAWHTPAPADISLLAEALGLAPTVMSDTIEAEGVEHNDPQHPLT
- the pgeF gene encoding peptidoglycan editing factor PgeF, giving the protein MKPDTTAYSPLSLANCLTPNWPVSSRVRILFTTRIGGVSPPPYGQWQNRIESAGGLNLGLHTGDQAECVAANRQRLATLTDTRIAWLEQVHQTNVVRAETALEALHPPRADASVTAQAGIACTIMSADCLPVLICDGAGRAVGAAHAGWRGLVAGVLEHTAAEVAALTSSSQELYAFLGPAIGPHAFEVGDDVRAAFLAAATAGESATTAAAFRPRLNTPGKYWANLFALARLRLIRAGIQRISGGAWCTVSDPTHFYSYRRQTLTGRQAAMIWLEH
- the phaR gene encoding polyhydroxyalkanoate synthesis repressor PhaR, which produces MTNETNLRLIKKYPNRRLYDTQTSMYITLADVKQLVLDEQTFRVVDAKTNENLTRSILLQISFEEESIGAPIFSHEMLLQIIRFYGHPMQEMVGNYLQKNLQAFIDIQNTFTEQLKDIYDSNISADMWSQFINMQAPLMQTMMTGYLEQSKNLFIQMQTQIRDQAKDMFDTLTLQPQLDANQEN